A stretch of Gallus gallus isolate bGalGal1 chromosome 2, bGalGal1.mat.broiler.GRCg7b, whole genome shotgun sequence DNA encodes these proteins:
- the C8orf88 gene encoding uncharacterized protein C8orf88 homolog isoform X1 codes for MAHRGPGGGEWRFKMLKGAQQFVGKSLQPALPVSHLSSKQAASEVAFNFQTELPSNAQVCLQSKVDWLSEVTEMKILTQNTVPLQPKQELDAKKERIKYSRDFLLELSSVSLSQKKPEFLPDHPIVLEKPENSNPFVDICKK; via the exons ATGGCCCACAGGGGGCCGGGGGGAGGTG AGTGGCGCTTCAAAATGCTAAAGGGAGCTCAGCAGTTCGTTGGCAAGTCCCTCCAACCAGCACTACCTGTGTCCCATTTGTCTTCTAAACAAG CAGCATCAGAAGTTGCTTTCAACTTTCAGACTGAATTACCTAGCAATGCTCAAGTATGTTTGCAGAGTAAGGTTGACTGG TTATCTGAAGTGACTGAAATGAAGATCTTAACTCAAAACACAGTGCCTCTTCAACCCAAACAGGAATTGGATGCGAAAAAAG aaaggatCAAATACAGCAGAGATTTCCTCTTGGAGCTTTCAAGcgtttctctctctcaaaagaAGCCAGAGTTTCTGCCTGACCATCCAATTGTACTTGAAAAACCA GAAAACAGCAACCCTTTTGTTGACATCTGCAAGAAGTGA
- the C8orf88 gene encoding uncharacterized protein C8orf88 homolog isoform X2 produces the protein MAHRGPGGGEWRFKMLKGAQQFVGKSLQPALPVSHLSSKQASEVAFNFQTELPSNAQVCLQSKVDWLSEVTEMKILTQNTVPLQPKQELDAKKERIKYSRDFLLELSSVSLSQKKPEFLPDHPIVLEKPENSNPFVDICKK, from the exons ATGGCCCACAGGGGGCCGGGGGGAGGTG AGTGGCGCTTCAAAATGCTAAAGGGAGCTCAGCAGTTCGTTGGCAAGTCCCTCCAACCAGCACTACCTGTGTCCCATTTGTCTTCTAAACAAG CATCAGAAGTTGCTTTCAACTTTCAGACTGAATTACCTAGCAATGCTCAAGTATGTTTGCAGAGTAAGGTTGACTGG TTATCTGAAGTGACTGAAATGAAGATCTTAACTCAAAACACAGTGCCTCTTCAACCCAAACAGGAATTGGATGCGAAAAAAG aaaggatCAAATACAGCAGAGATTTCCTCTTGGAGCTTTCAAGcgtttctctctctcaaaagaAGCCAGAGTTTCTGCCTGACCATCCAATTGTACTTGAAAAACCA GAAAACAGCAACCCTTTTGTTGACATCTGCAAGAAGTGA
- the NECAB1 gene encoding N-terminal EF-hand calcium-binding protein 1 isoform X13, with protein sequence MDKTKKKKSRRKRLTKMVQYPSCKDYQEASNLEQFVTRFLLKETLNQLQSLQASLECAMETTEEQTRQESLKREIQGDEGDEDMFLNTEGGDMLSHMHYLTKCPVFLCRQGPTKPEVLSVQWPGKRSARRLQRNNSISPTNPQFNTGWIEEESQWMTQISRLQKLIDRLEKKDLKLEPFEEEVLEENARSHIMIVQRQMSVIEEEIEEFRLALKQYVESASAQSGCLHVSIQKLPNDFRFIIYEFWENSNVWNSHLQMNYSKTFQRSNVDFLETPELITTMLVPASWWVLNNN encoded by the exons GACTATCAAGAAGCTTCTAATTTGGAGCAGTTTGTGACTCGCTTTCTCCTGAAGGAAACGTTGAACCAGCTGCAGTCCCTCCAGGCCTCCCTGGAGTGTGCCATGGAAACCACGGAGGAGCAGACTCGGCAGGAAAG tttAAAGAGGGAGATACAAGGAGATGAAGGAGATGAAGACATGTTTCTGAATACAGAAGGAGGAGACATGCTCTCTCACATGCATTACCTTACGAAGTGTCCTGTGTTCCTGTGCAGACAAGGTCCAACAAAACCAGAAGTGCTCTCAGTGCAGTGGCCAGGAAAACGCTCAGCTCGAAGGCTTCAAAGGAACAACAGCATATCGCCCACTAACCCTCAATTTAACACAG GCTGGATTGAGGAAGAGAGCCAGTGGATGACCCAGATAAGCAGGCTTCAGAAGCTGATTGACAGGCTGGAAAAGAAg GACTTAAAGCTTGAGCCATTTGAAGAAGaagttttggaagaaaatgcaagatcT CACATAATGATTGTTCAACGTCAAATGTCTGTGATAGAAGAAGAAATTGAGGAATTCCGGCTTGCTCTGAAGCAGTATGTGGAGTCTGCTTCTGCTCAGAGTGGCTGTTTGCA TGTTTCCATACAGAAGCTTCCCAATGATTTCCGCTTCATTATTTATGAGTTCTGGGAGAACAGCAATGTCTGGAATAG CCACCTTCAAATGAATTACAGCAAGACATTCCAAAGAAGTAATGTGGACTTCCTGGAAACTCCAGAGCTCATTACAACAATGCTAGTCCCTG catcGTGGTGGGTCCTCAATAACAACTAG
- the C8orf88 gene encoding uncharacterized protein C8orf88 homolog isoform X4 → MLKGAQQFVGKSLQPALPVSHLSSKQASEVAFNFQTELPSNAQVCLQSKVDWLSEVTEMKILTQNTVPLQPKQELDAKKERIKYSRDFLLELSSVSLSQKKPEFLPDHPIVLEKPENSNPFVDICKK, encoded by the exons ATGCTAAAGGGAGCTCAGCAGTTCGTTGGCAAGTCCCTCCAACCAGCACTACCTGTGTCCCATTTGTCTTCTAAACAAG CATCAGAAGTTGCTTTCAACTTTCAGACTGAATTACCTAGCAATGCTCAAGTATGTTTGCAGAGTAAGGTTGACTGG TTATCTGAAGTGACTGAAATGAAGATCTTAACTCAAAACACAGTGCCTCTTCAACCCAAACAGGAATTGGATGCGAAAAAAG aaaggatCAAATACAGCAGAGATTTCCTCTTGGAGCTTTCAAGcgtttctctctctcaaaagaAGCCAGAGTTTCTGCCTGACCATCCAATTGTACTTGAAAAACCA GAAAACAGCAACCCTTTTGTTGACATCTGCAAGAAGTGA
- the C8orf88 gene encoding uncharacterized protein C8orf88 homolog isoform X3 yields the protein MLKGAQQFVGKSLQPALPVSHLSSKQAASEVAFNFQTELPSNAQVCLQSKVDWLSEVTEMKILTQNTVPLQPKQELDAKKERIKYSRDFLLELSSVSLSQKKPEFLPDHPIVLEKPENSNPFVDICKK from the exons ATGCTAAAGGGAGCTCAGCAGTTCGTTGGCAAGTCCCTCCAACCAGCACTACCTGTGTCCCATTTGTCTTCTAAACAAG CAGCATCAGAAGTTGCTTTCAACTTTCAGACTGAATTACCTAGCAATGCTCAAGTATGTTTGCAGAGTAAGGTTGACTGG TTATCTGAAGTGACTGAAATGAAGATCTTAACTCAAAACACAGTGCCTCTTCAACCCAAACAGGAATTGGATGCGAAAAAAG aaaggatCAAATACAGCAGAGATTTCCTCTTGGAGCTTTCAAGcgtttctctctctcaaaagaAGCCAGAGTTTCTGCCTGACCATCCAATTGTACTTGAAAAACCA GAAAACAGCAACCCTTTTGTTGACATCTGCAAGAAGTGA